A single region of the Gemmatimonas sp. UBA7669 genome encodes:
- a CDS encoding MarR family winged helix-turn-helix transcriptional regulator — MATRKFSRVHVVNDADIGQEARATVDDHSAVRLWLRLFSCSAQVERLIRSRLREQFDISLPRFDYLAQLERHPGGLRLSDLSRYLMVTGGNVTALTTQLVAAGFVERLPDPSDARSAHVRLTPRGRRRFLRMAAAHEQWLVELFDGFETPHRDALYALLGRLRVQLATPQPTRSSTPRKARAS; from the coding sequence ATGGCCACCCGCAAGTTCTCGCGTGTCCACGTTGTCAACGACGCGGACATCGGTCAGGAAGCGCGCGCCACGGTGGACGATCATTCGGCCGTGCGCCTGTGGCTCCGGCTCTTTTCCTGCAGCGCACAGGTTGAACGGCTCATTCGCAGCCGCTTGCGTGAGCAGTTCGATATCTCGCTGCCGCGTTTCGACTATCTGGCGCAACTGGAACGCCATCCGGGCGGGCTGCGCCTGAGTGATCTGTCGCGCTATCTCATGGTAACCGGTGGCAATGTCACCGCGCTCACCACGCAGCTCGTGGCGGCCGGATTTGTGGAACGCCTCCCGGATCCGAGTGACGCCCGGTCCGCCCATGTGCGGCTGACACCCAGAGGGCGGCGTCGCTTTCTCCGCATGGCTGCGGCGCATGAACAGTGGCTCGTCGAGTTGTTTGATGGCTTCGAGACGCCACATCGTGACGCGCTCTACGCGCTGCTCGGCCGACTTCGCGTGCAGTTGGCCACGCCACAACCCACCCGTTCCTCCACACCGCGCAAGGCGCGTGCGTCATGA
- a CDS encoding acyl-CoA dehydrogenase family protein yields the protein MADTQYLHWPFFAPHHARFASTLDAWAAEHVDAASAPEANGRNVDDRCRHYVRVLGEGGWLRHAVAGQAYGGASDVIDTRAVCLARETLARHDALLDFAFAMQGLGSGAISLAGTHEQRVRYLPRVAGGEAIAAFALSEPDAGSDVAALQCAATVHADHVLLNGEKTWISNGGIADFYVVFARTGDAPGARGISAFVVDADTPGLEVAERLDVMAPHPLARLRFTDCRVPLRARIGASGEGFKIAMRTLDVFRTSVAAAALGMARRALDEALARTTSRRLFGGVLSDLQLTQASLAQMAITIDSAALLTYRAAWQRDQGRPVTREAAMAKYAATEGAQQVIDAAVQLWGGLGVLHDMPVERLYREIRALRIYEGASEVQQLIIARELLRETASAGAAPAPST from the coding sequence ATGGCCGACACTCAGTATCTGCACTGGCCGTTCTTTGCGCCGCATCATGCCCGGTTCGCGTCCACTTTGGATGCCTGGGCTGCGGAGCACGTCGATGCCGCGTCGGCCCCCGAGGCAAATGGGCGAAACGTCGACGATCGCTGCCGGCACTACGTGCGCGTGCTGGGAGAGGGAGGTTGGCTGCGGCACGCGGTGGCCGGTCAGGCGTACGGCGGGGCATCCGATGTCATCGACACCCGCGCGGTATGCCTTGCGCGCGAGACGCTCGCGCGGCATGACGCGCTGCTGGACTTCGCATTCGCCATGCAGGGGCTCGGATCGGGCGCCATTTCGCTGGCCGGAACCCACGAGCAGCGTGTGCGCTATCTGCCGCGCGTGGCAGGTGGTGAGGCAATCGCCGCCTTTGCGCTGTCCGAACCGGATGCGGGCTCTGACGTGGCTGCGCTGCAGTGCGCCGCCACCGTTCACGCCGACCACGTGCTGCTCAACGGCGAAAAGACCTGGATCTCCAATGGTGGAATCGCAGACTTCTACGTGGTGTTCGCACGCACGGGTGACGCGCCGGGCGCCCGTGGCATCTCCGCGTTTGTGGTGGACGCCGATACACCGGGTCTCGAGGTGGCCGAACGCCTCGATGTGATGGCGCCGCATCCACTGGCCCGTCTGCGGTTCACTGATTGCCGCGTGCCGCTCAGGGCACGCATCGGCGCATCCGGTGAGGGATTCAAGATTGCCATGCGGACGCTTGACGTGTTCCGCACCTCCGTGGCGGCCGCCGCGCTGGGCATGGCGCGGCGTGCCCTTGACGAGGCGCTGGCCCGCACCACGTCCCGCCGTCTCTTTGGTGGCGTGCTCTCCGATCTGCAGCTCACGCAGGCCAGTCTGGCGCAAATGGCCATCACCATCGACTCGGCGGCCCTGCTCACCTATCGCGCGGCGTGGCAACGGGATCAGGGGCGGCCGGTCACCCGTGAGGCGGCCATGGCCAAGTATGCTGCCACGGAAGGGGCGCAGCAGGTCATCGATGCCGCCGTGCAGTTGTGGGGAGGACTCGGTGTGTTGCACGACATGCCGGTGGAGCGACTGTATCGCGAGATTCGTGCGCTGCGCATCTACGAGGGAGCTAGCGAGGTGCAACAGCTGATCATTGCGCGTGAGTTGCTGCGTGAGACCGCATCGGCCGGGGCCGCTCCGGCCCCCAGCACCTGA
- a CDS encoding enoyl-CoA hydratase family protein: MNTTLHAGLDAGTLRQMASYRATHFGWSLHESVATITLSRPERKNPLTFESYAELRDCFRSLRQATDVHAVVLTGAGENFCSGGDVHEIIAPLVALEAPDLLRFTRLTGDLVLAMRACPQPIVAAVDGVCAGAGAILAMASDLRVGTARASVAFLFNRVGLAGCDMGACAMLPRIIGQGRASELLFTGRSLRGEEAERWGFFNRLVAPESLMADATSLAESLAKGPTFANGLTKTMLHQEWSMGIEQAIEAEAQAQALCMLTEDFRAAYEAFVAKQRPVFTGR, encoded by the coding sequence ATGAACACGACACTCCATGCAGGACTCGATGCCGGCACCCTGCGGCAGATGGCGTCGTACCGCGCCACGCACTTCGGCTGGTCACTGCATGAGAGCGTGGCCACCATCACGCTCTCGCGACCCGAGCGCAAGAATCCCCTGACGTTCGAGAGTTACGCCGAACTGCGCGACTGCTTTCGGAGTCTGCGGCAGGCGACGGATGTGCACGCCGTGGTGCTGACCGGCGCCGGTGAGAACTTCTGTTCGGGCGGTGATGTGCACGAGATCATCGCGCCACTGGTGGCGCTCGAGGCTCCCGATCTCCTGCGCTTCACCCGGTTGACCGGTGATCTGGTGTTGGCCATGCGCGCCTGTCCGCAACCCATTGTGGCGGCGGTGGACGGCGTCTGTGCCGGAGCTGGCGCCATACTCGCCATGGCCTCCGACCTCCGTGTCGGCACGGCGCGCGCGAGTGTGGCCTTTCTGTTCAATCGGGTCGGGCTGGCCGGATGCGACATGGGTGCCTGCGCCATGTTGCCTCGCATCATCGGGCAGGGCCGCGCCAGCGAACTGTTGTTCACGGGTCGCAGTCTGCGCGGTGAGGAGGCGGAGCGCTGGGGCTTCTTCAATCGGCTCGTGGCTCCCGAAAGCCTGATGGCCGACGCGACCAGCCTGGCGGAGAGCCTGGCCAAGGGGCCCACATTTGCCAATGGTCTCACCAAGACCATGCTGCACCAGGAATGGAGCATGGGCATCGAGCAGGCCATCGAGGCCGAGGCGCAGGCGCAGGCGCTCTGCATGCTGACCGAAGACTTTCGCGCCGCCTACGAAGCCTTTGTGGCCAAACAGCGCCCTGTGTTCACGGGTCGTTGA
- a CDS encoding SDR family NAD(P)-dependent oxidoreductase, translated as MTTSTTPFLSVSDRPLHGRHALITGASRGIGAAVARRLAQDGATVSLLGRDRAALEAQAAQLGHAAGQVLVCDVADADAVSAALGALPTVHVLVNNAGQAESAPLVRTTDALWARMLGVNLSGTFHCTRAVLPGMLAAGWGRVVNVASTAGLRGYAYTAAYSAAKHGVIGLTRALAQEVAAKGITVNAVCPGFTETDLLAESIAHIVQRTGRSEDEARGTLAALNPQGRFITPDDVANTVAWLVGPGSAAVTGVALPVSGGEVS; from the coding sequence ATGACGACATCGACCACACCGTTTCTCTCCGTGTCCGATCGCCCGCTCCACGGGCGTCATGCCCTGATCACTGGTGCCAGTCGTGGCATTGGAGCAGCCGTTGCGCGCCGGCTGGCACAGGACGGCGCCACGGTGAGCCTGCTGGGCCGTGATCGTGCCGCCCTGGAGGCGCAGGCGGCGCAGCTTGGCCATGCCGCCGGTCAGGTGCTCGTGTGTGACGTGGCGGATGCCGATGCCGTGAGTGCCGCGCTGGGCGCGCTGCCAACGGTACACGTGCTGGTCAACAACGCCGGACAGGCAGAGAGTGCGCCGCTCGTGCGCACGACCGATGCGCTCTGGGCGCGCATGCTGGGCGTCAACTTGAGCGGCACGTTTCACTGCACGCGTGCGGTGTTGCCTGGCATGCTGGCGGCGGGCTGGGGTCGCGTGGTGAACGTGGCCAGTACCGCGGGGCTTCGCGGTTACGCTTACACGGCGGCCTACAGCGCCGCCAAACACGGCGTCATCGGCCTCACGCGGGCGCTGGCACAGGAGGTGGCCGCCAAGGGCATCACGGTCAATGCCGTCTGCCCCGGCTTCACCGAAACGGATCTGCTGGCCGAAAGTATTGCGCACATCGTGCAGCGCACGGGGCGCAGCGAGGACGAGGCGCGGGGCACACTGGCCGCCCTGAATCCGCAGGGACGCTTCATCACGCCGGACGACGTGGCCAACACCGTCGCGTGGCTGGTTGGCCCTGGAAGCGCCGCCGTGACTGGCGTGGCGCTGCCGGTCAGCGGCGGGGAGGTGAGCTGA